A window of the Agrococcus jejuensis genome harbors these coding sequences:
- a CDS encoding antibiotic biosynthesis monooxygenase, with the protein MSEPITVAIERQVDPTKQRYALSWVRQGIDLAHTYPGFLGSGWVQVRPGSDTWHMLYRFDTAANLHAWEASDERRLWVDAGADFAREASVERRSGIEGWFDSAAGEGVEGDRVEVRAAEPVPPRWKQGVVVWLGFFPVNVVVTLLLGLIPGFADVPVVLRLLVTSLVLTPIMVGFVLPAVTRLFRPWLLRGRD; encoded by the coding sequence ATGTCCGAGCCGATCACCGTCGCCATCGAGCGGCAGGTCGATCCGACGAAGCAGCGCTACGCGCTCAGCTGGGTGCGGCAGGGCATCGACCTCGCCCACACGTACCCGGGGTTCCTCGGGTCGGGGTGGGTGCAGGTGCGCCCCGGCAGCGACACGTGGCACATGCTCTACCGGTTCGACACCGCCGCGAACCTGCACGCGTGGGAGGCGAGCGACGAGCGTCGGCTCTGGGTGGATGCGGGCGCGGACTTCGCTCGCGAGGCGAGCGTCGAGCGCCGCAGCGGCATCGAGGGCTGGTTCGACTCCGCCGCAGGCGAGGGCGTCGAGGGGGACCGCGTCGAGGTGCGCGCCGCCGAGCCCGTGCCGCCGCGCTGGAAGCAGGGCGTCGTCGTGTGGCTGGGCTTCTTCCCCGTCAACGTCGTCGTGACGCTGCTGCTCGGCCTCATCCCCGGCTTCGCCGACGTGCCCGTCGTGCTGCGGCTGCTCGTGACGAGCCTCGTGCTCACGCCGATCATGGTCGGCTTCGTGCTGCCCGCCGTCACGCGGCTCTTCCGCCCGTGGCTGCTGCGCGGCCGCGACTGA
- a CDS encoding ABC transporter permease, with amino-acid sequence MVMPQSTAAQAATPAPPRRAGNGLALLLHNRKAMAGLIMLALFTLMAVLGPIVAPYDPSATGPDSLQPPSPAHLLGTTNLGEDILSQLLVGARGVALVALISGVIATVMAVLVGVTAGYLSGAADDVLSALTNVFLVLPGLPLVIIVASQVGGSTLLIAVVIAITGWAWGARVLRAQTLSLRRRDFVLAAKASGESTWRIIVVEMLPNLMALIASSFVGTVTAAVLAQITLAFIGVTSISDWNWGTILFWAQSNQALARGAWWWFVPAGLAIALLGTALALLNFGIDEIVNPRLRSAADTARALRRRGLKVRATQAAVVSTADLGDGVGSADPEDVDAGAGEGVDAGGGARSGDPGTPPAASRPREGEAATSDAGESSDDASRP; translated from the coding sequence ATGGTGATGCCCCAGTCGACCGCCGCGCAGGCCGCGACGCCCGCGCCCCCGCGCCGTGCCGGCAACGGCCTCGCGCTGCTGCTGCACAACCGCAAGGCCATGGCGGGCCTGATCATGCTCGCGCTCTTCACGCTCATGGCCGTCCTCGGCCCGATCGTCGCGCCCTACGATCCGTCGGCGACCGGACCCGACTCGCTGCAGCCGCCGAGCCCCGCGCACCTGCTGGGCACGACGAACCTCGGCGAGGACATCCTGTCGCAGCTGCTCGTCGGCGCTCGCGGCGTCGCGCTCGTCGCCCTCATCTCGGGCGTCATCGCGACCGTCATGGCCGTGCTCGTCGGCGTGACCGCCGGCTACCTGTCGGGCGCCGCCGACGACGTGCTCTCAGCCCTCACGAACGTGTTCCTCGTGCTGCCGGGCCTGCCGCTCGTCATCATCGTCGCGTCGCAGGTCGGCGGATCGACCCTGCTGATCGCCGTCGTCATCGCCATCACGGGATGGGCGTGGGGCGCGCGCGTGCTGCGCGCCCAGACGCTCTCGCTGCGGCGCCGCGACTTCGTGCTCGCCGCGAAGGCGAGCGGCGAGTCGACGTGGCGCATCATCGTCGTCGAGATGCTGCCGAACCTCATGGCACTCATCGCGTCGAGCTTCGTCGGCACCGTCACCGCTGCCGTGCTCGCGCAGATCACGCTCGCGTTCATCGGCGTCACGTCGATCAGCGACTGGAACTGGGGCACCATCCTCTTCTGGGCGCAGTCGAACCAGGCGCTCGCGCGCGGCGCGTGGTGGTGGTTCGTGCCCGCCGGCCTCGCGATCGCGCTGCTCGGCACCGCGCTGGCGCTGCTGAACTTCGGCATCGACGAGATCGTGAACCCGCGCCTGCGCTCCGCCGCCGACACCGCTCGCGCGCTGCGCCGCCGCGGGCTGAAGGTGCGGGCGACCCAGGCGGCCGTGGTGTCGACCGCGGACCTCGGCGACGGGGTCGGCTCGGCGGACCCTGAGGACGTGGATGCAGGCGCAGGGGAGGGGGTCGACGCGGGTGGTGGTGCACGCAGTGGCGACCCCGGCACTCCTCCCGCCGCATCCCGCCCCCGCGAGGGGGAGGCCGCGACGTCCGACGCTGGGGAGTCGTCGGACGACGCGTCGCGGCCGTGA